The following are from one region of the Sandaracinus amylolyticus genome:
- a CDS encoding ABC transporter ATP-binding protein: MTDIAHEAASEASARPDEKERSRWAILRRALSFARPHRRKITMILALTMMAAALGAAEPLVLRWIFDALAAGSGEIDVALTGVAALALVGVLREIGAGTATFMTWRTRLEIHFALLDATVERLHRLPIEFHKAEGVGATMTRLDRGIQGFVGALNEIAFNLLPALGYLLFGVIVMIQLDWRLALLVLAFAPLPALIAARAAPTQTRREEALLSRWSKIYSRFNEVLSGLVTVRSFAMEDIEKGRFLDDVREANDVVVRGVGFDTRVGAMQNAAVTAARVSAIGLGAVLIVRGEISIGTLIAFLGYVAGAFGPVQNLAGMYRTLRMATVSIDTIFSILDAQEHLGDSPDAKEISHVRGDVDFDSVRFGYRRERPILERVHLQVEAGETIALVGPSGSGKSTLMSLLQRFYDPWQGTVRVDGVDVRDLKQSSLRRQIGVVLQEPILFNDTIAANIAYGRPDATPAQVEAASRAAHADVFVEKLAHRYQTKVGERGALLSVGERQRIAIARALLKDPAILILDEATSALDAESESLVQDAIEKLVVGRTTFVIAHRLATVVNADRIVVLRHGEVIEIGRHEELLRAKGYYASLVAKQSRGMLPEE; this comes from the coding sequence ATGACGGACATCGCTCACGAGGCCGCGAGCGAGGCGAGCGCTCGCCCCGACGAGAAGGAGCGCTCGCGGTGGGCGATCCTCCGCCGCGCGCTCTCGTTCGCGCGCCCCCATCGCCGCAAGATCACGATGATCCTCGCGCTGACGATGATGGCCGCCGCGCTCGGTGCCGCGGAGCCGCTCGTGCTGCGCTGGATCTTCGACGCGCTCGCTGCAGGCAGCGGCGAGATCGACGTCGCACTCACCGGCGTGGCTGCGCTGGCGCTGGTTGGCGTGCTGCGCGAGATCGGCGCCGGCACCGCGACGTTCATGACGTGGCGGACGCGCCTCGAGATCCACTTCGCGCTGCTCGACGCCACGGTGGAGCGCCTGCATCGACTGCCGATCGAGTTCCACAAGGCCGAGGGCGTCGGCGCGACGATGACGCGGCTCGATCGCGGCATCCAGGGCTTCGTCGGCGCGCTCAACGAGATCGCGTTCAACCTGCTGCCGGCGCTCGGATATCTGCTCTTCGGCGTGATCGTGATGATCCAGCTCGACTGGCGCCTCGCGCTGCTCGTGCTCGCGTTCGCGCCGCTGCCCGCGCTGATCGCGGCGCGCGCGGCGCCGACCCAGACGCGGCGCGAGGAGGCGCTGCTCTCGCGCTGGTCGAAGATCTACTCGCGCTTCAACGAGGTGCTCTCGGGCCTCGTCACGGTGCGCAGCTTCGCGATGGAGGACATCGAGAAGGGGCGCTTCCTCGACGACGTGCGCGAGGCCAACGACGTGGTGGTGCGCGGCGTTGGCTTCGACACGCGCGTGGGCGCGATGCAGAACGCGGCGGTCACCGCGGCGCGCGTCAGCGCGATCGGGCTCGGCGCGGTGCTGATCGTGCGCGGCGAGATCTCGATCGGCACGCTCATCGCGTTCCTCGGCTACGTCGCGGGCGCGTTCGGGCCGGTGCAGAACCTCGCGGGCATGTACCGCACGTTGCGCATGGCGACGGTCTCGATCGACACGATCTTCTCGATCCTCGACGCGCAGGAGCACCTCGGTGACTCGCCCGACGCGAAGGAGATCTCGCACGTCCGCGGCGACGTCGACTTCGACTCGGTGCGCTTCGGATACCGTCGCGAGCGACCGATCCTCGAGCGTGTCCATCTGCAGGTGGAGGCGGGCGAGACGATCGCGCTCGTGGGCCCGAGCGGCTCGGGCAAGTCGACGCTGATGTCGCTGCTGCAGCGCTTCTACGATCCCTGGCAGGGCACGGTGCGGGTCGACGGCGTCGACGTGCGCGATCTGAAGCAGTCGTCGCTGCGCAGGCAGATCGGCGTGGTGCTCCAGGAGCCGATCCTCTTCAACGACACGATCGCCGCGAACATCGCGTACGGGCGGCCCGACGCGACGCCGGCGCAGGTCGAGGCCGCGAGCCGCGCGGCGCACGCCGACGTGTTCGTGGAGAAGCTCGCGCACCGCTATCAGACGAAGGTCGGCGAGCGCGGCGCGCTGCTCTCGGTGGGCGAGCGTCAGCGCATCGCGATCGCGCGTGCGCTCTTGAAGGACCCGGCGATCCTGATCCTCGACGAGGCCACGAGCGCGCTCGACGCGGAGTCGGAGTCGCTCGTGCAGGACGCGATCGAGAAGCTGGTGGTGGGGCGAACCACGTTCGTGATCGCGCACCGCCTCGCGACCGTGGTGAACGCCGATCGCATCGTCGTGCTGCGGCACGGCGAGGTGATCGAGATCGGCAGGCACGAGGAGCTGCTGCGCGCGAAGGGCTACTACGCGTCGCTGGTCGCGAAGCAGAGCCGCGGGATGCTGCCCGAGGAGTAG
- a CDS encoding SDR family oxidoreductase: MKGIAVITGASAGVGRATARELAARGWGLALLARGHDGLVAAQREAWALGVPAIAIPTDVADETAVEAAADLTEREIGPIDVWINNAMCTVVSPIEQLAPDEVRRVTEVTYLGAVWGTMAALRRMKPRDRGHIIQVGSALAYRSIPLQAAYCGAKHAVRGFTDSLRSELLHDRSRIALTMIHLPAMNTPQFSWCRTRFDKHPQPVPPIYQPEVAARVIADSIGYRRREVFVGKPTVKAILGSKFAPGYADHVLANEGYDGQMAEMPLHVPRRDNLFEPLPGDFGAHGVFTDRAVNDSPYARLSVLWTHVRNAIERALSSRGGPFALPTSAQE; this comes from the coding sequence ATGAAGGGCATCGCGGTCATCACCGGGGCGAGCGCGGGCGTGGGACGGGCCACCGCTCGCGAGCTCGCGGCGCGAGGCTGGGGGCTCGCGCTCCTGGCGCGTGGGCACGACGGGCTCGTGGCCGCACAGCGCGAGGCGTGGGCGCTCGGTGTGCCCGCGATCGCGATCCCCACCGACGTCGCCGACGAGACGGCGGTCGAGGCCGCGGCGGACCTCACGGAGCGCGAGATCGGCCCGATCGACGTCTGGATCAACAACGCGATGTGCACGGTGGTGTCGCCGATCGAGCAGCTCGCGCCCGACGAGGTGCGCCGCGTGACCGAGGTGACCTATCTCGGCGCGGTGTGGGGCACGATGGCCGCGCTGCGTCGCATGAAGCCGCGCGATCGCGGCCACATCATCCAGGTCGGCTCCGCCCTCGCCTATCGCTCCATCCCGCTGCAGGCGGCGTACTGCGGCGCGAAGCACGCGGTGCGCGGGTTCACCGACTCGCTGCGCAGCGAGCTGCTCCACGACCGCAGTCGGATCGCACTGACGATGATCCATCTGCCTGCGATGAACACGCCGCAATTCTCCTGGTGCAGGACTCGATTCGACAAACACCCTCAGCCGGTTCCGCCGATCTACCAGCCCGAGGTCGCAGCGCGTGTGATCGCGGACTCGATCGGATATCGGCGTCGCGAGGTCTTCGTCGGAAAGCCCACCGTGAAAGCGATCCTCGGATCGAAATTCGCGCCCGGATATGCCGATCACGTGCTCGCGAACGAGGGTTACGACGGACAGATGGCCGAGATGCCGCTCCACGTGCCGCGGCGCGACAACCTCTTCGAGCCGCTGCCCGGCGACTTCGGCGCGCACGGCGTGTTCACCGATCGTGCGGTGAACGACTCGCCGTATGCACGCCTGTCGGTGCTCTGGACCCACGTGCGGAATGCGATCGAGCGCGCGCTCTCGTCACGCGGCGGCCCCTTCGCGCTGCCCACGAGCGCCCAGGAGTGA
- a CDS encoding esterase/lipase family protein yields MARSIVVLALLLASCASLQRAREDLDARSGLALVSGRVRVDGGDGAPVVVALLRAPPREGCPYEVVDRRQVFGREGGYEMVAEPGIYRLVAFEDSSRDLEYSPGERIVAWDDFHDLELAPRFHPGIDLELSGLAPRFERAIATTPAPSGLSVGEVRALDDARFGPEVARIGIWEPLRFLRESGAGVYFLEPYDPSRTPVLFVHGMGGHPREFASMIARLDRTTHQAWVAFYPSGWDLESIASYLHRAMSEAHTTTRFERLCVVAHSMGGVIARRALAMHVGQREDPTRSFVHGFVTIASPLGGHPGAAQGVVLSPVVIDSWRSLVPASLFLRDLYDVPLPRETRYALLFAYRAGQSDDGVVPIASQLRAQGQDEAQFVRGYEDTHTGVLQNERVWAAVERELETCRDAM; encoded by the coding sequence GTGGCTCGTTCGATCGTCGTGCTCGCGCTCCTGCTCGCGTCGTGTGCGAGCTTGCAGCGCGCTCGAGAAGATCTCGATGCGCGCTCCGGGCTCGCGCTGGTCTCGGGCCGGGTGCGCGTCGACGGGGGAGATGGCGCGCCGGTCGTGGTCGCGCTGTTGCGCGCACCGCCGCGCGAAGGGTGTCCCTACGAGGTCGTCGATCGACGTCAGGTGTTCGGGCGCGAGGGCGGCTACGAGATGGTCGCCGAGCCCGGGATCTACCGGCTCGTCGCGTTCGAGGACAGCTCGCGCGATCTCGAGTACTCGCCGGGCGAGCGCATCGTCGCGTGGGACGACTTCCACGATCTCGAGCTCGCGCCGCGATTCCATCCCGGCATCGATCTCGAGCTCTCGGGGCTCGCGCCGCGCTTCGAGCGTGCGATCGCGACGACACCCGCGCCGAGCGGGTTGAGCGTGGGCGAGGTGCGGGCGCTCGACGACGCGCGCTTCGGGCCCGAGGTCGCGCGCATCGGGATCTGGGAGCCGCTGCGCTTCCTGCGCGAGTCGGGCGCCGGCGTGTACTTCCTCGAGCCCTACGACCCGTCGCGCACGCCGGTGCTCTTCGTGCACGGAATGGGCGGTCATCCGCGGGAATTCGCGTCGATGATCGCGCGGCTCGATCGCACCACGCACCAGGCGTGGGTCGCGTTCTATCCGTCGGGCTGGGACCTCGAGAGCATCGCGTCGTACCTGCACCGCGCGATGAGCGAGGCGCACACGACGACGCGCTTCGAACGGCTCTGCGTCGTCGCGCACAGCATGGGCGGCGTGATCGCGCGGCGCGCGCTCGCGATGCACGTCGGGCAGCGCGAGGATCCGACGCGCTCGTTCGTGCACGGCTTCGTGACGATCGCGTCGCCGCTCGGAGGGCATCCCGGTGCGGCGCAGGGCGTGGTGCTGAGCCCGGTGGTGATCGACTCGTGGCGCTCGCTGGTGCCGGCGAGCTTGTTCCTCCGAGACCTCTACGACGTGCCGCTCCCGCGCGAGACGCGATATGCGCTCCTGTTCGCCTATCGAGCGGGCCAGTCGGACGACGGGGTCGTGCCCATCGCGAGCCAGCTGCGCGCCCAGGGCCAGGACGAAGCGCAATTCGTGCGCGGATACGAGGACACCCACACCGGCGTGCTGCAGAACGAGCGAGTGTGGGCGGCAGTCGAGCGAGAGCTGGAGACGTGTCGAGACGCGATGTAG
- a CDS encoding alpha-amylase family glycosyl hydrolase: MHGSRAVALVLVAFGVACGAPAPRIERAEEVAPRVAFASMDADVWAFERRVEGVADDACVDVELRRGPSEIEVEREGERFVATVPLGSGENVLVARCELAGGTSVESAPLRLLVRLEDRPRAVVRARVEGDRVIVDLESSTPAEGRSAPLVRASWSGVGLVTEGGAPIETVTDRAVVLQRPANDGEYVVQGEITDAMGRGDRAAARFVVEGGAARVSDPMREHARWIADAVIYGAVPFLFGAPGLPAITARIDAVRALGVDTIWLSPITRSPDDDYGYAVTDYFDVRESYGTTEDLRALVEAAHARGMRVLMDFVPNHASDRHPYFEHAQRFGPRSPYYEFFDRDEGGEVTHYFDWENLPNLEYAHPEVQRMMREAFAHWARDLDVDGFRIDAAWGVQQREPGFFRALSEELYRVDPQLLLIAEASARDPYWREVGFAAAYDWTDEVGHWAWREATGWSGTDPGIDVPALREAIVATERARDGLEVVRFLDNNDTGARFLTRQGRGAHDAASMLLFTLPGLPALFTGAEIGAEYEPYAHEEPLVWEGGEDVARVLARGIATRRAVRALTEGELVMLEVDPADAVLAFLRRDPEGDVAPALVAIELSGEARRARITLPADAQRTFGARAWRDRLQDEAVSVERRAGEVIVPLAAHGARVFEGSVDRR; encoded by the coding sequence GTGCACGGGTCTCGTGCGGTGGCGCTCGTGCTCGTCGCGTTCGGTGTCGCGTGCGGTGCGCCGGCGCCGCGGATCGAGCGGGCGGAGGAGGTCGCGCCACGCGTCGCGTTCGCCTCGATGGATGCGGACGTGTGGGCGTTCGAGCGGCGCGTGGAGGGCGTCGCCGATGACGCGTGCGTGGATGTCGAGCTGCGGCGAGGGCCGAGCGAGATCGAGGTGGAGCGCGAAGGCGAGCGCTTCGTCGCGACGGTGCCGCTGGGGTCGGGCGAGAACGTGCTCGTCGCGCGCTGCGAGCTCGCGGGTGGGACGAGCGTCGAGAGCGCGCCGCTGCGGCTCCTGGTGCGGCTCGAGGACCGACCACGCGCGGTGGTGCGGGCGAGGGTCGAGGGCGACCGGGTGATCGTCGATCTCGAGTCGAGCACGCCGGCGGAAGGGCGCAGCGCGCCGCTGGTGCGCGCGTCGTGGAGCGGCGTCGGGCTCGTCACCGAGGGCGGCGCGCCGATCGAGACGGTGACCGATCGTGCGGTGGTGCTGCAGAGGCCGGCGAACGACGGCGAGTACGTCGTGCAGGGCGAGATCACCGACGCGATGGGGCGCGGCGATCGCGCCGCGGCGCGCTTCGTGGTCGAGGGCGGAGCGGCGCGGGTGAGCGATCCGATGCGGGAGCACGCGCGCTGGATCGCGGACGCGGTGATCTACGGCGCGGTGCCCTTCTTGTTCGGCGCGCCGGGGCTGCCCGCGATCACCGCGCGGATCGACGCGGTGCGCGCGCTCGGGGTCGACACGATCTGGCTCTCGCCGATCACGCGCTCGCCCGACGACGACTACGGCTACGCGGTCACCGACTACTTCGACGTGCGCGAGAGCTACGGCACGACCGAGGATCTGCGCGCGCTCGTCGAGGCCGCGCACGCGCGCGGGATGCGCGTGCTGATGGACTTCGTGCCGAACCACGCGTCCGACAGACATCCGTACTTCGAGCATGCGCAGCGCTTCGGGCCGCGCTCGCCGTACTACGAATTCTTCGATCGCGACGAGGGCGGCGAGGTCACGCACTACTTCGACTGGGAGAACCTTCCGAACCTCGAGTACGCGCATCCCGAGGTGCAGCGCATGATGCGCGAGGCGTTCGCGCACTGGGCGCGCGACCTCGACGTCGACGGGTTCCGCATCGACGCCGCGTGGGGCGTGCAGCAGCGCGAGCCCGGCTTCTTCCGCGCGCTCTCGGAGGAGCTCTATCGCGTCGATCCGCAGCTCTTGTTGATCGCCGAGGCGAGCGCGCGCGATCCCTACTGGCGCGAGGTCGGCTTCGCCGCCGCGTACGACTGGACCGACGAGGTCGGGCACTGGGCGTGGCGTGAGGCGACGGGATGGTCGGGCACCGATCCCGGCATCGACGTGCCCGCGCTGCGCGAGGCGATCGTCGCGACCGAGCGCGCGCGCGACGGGCTCGAGGTCGTGCGCTTCCTCGACAACAACGACACCGGCGCGCGCTTCCTGACGCGACAGGGACGCGGCGCGCACGACGCCGCGAGCATGTTGCTCTTCACGCTGCCGGGGCTCCCCGCGCTCTTCACCGGCGCCGAGATCGGCGCGGAGTACGAGCCCTATGCGCACGAGGAGCCGCTGGTGTGGGAAGGCGGCGAGGACGTGGCGCGCGTCCTCGCGCGCGGCATCGCGACGCGGCGCGCGGTGCGCGCGCTGACCGAGGGTGAGCTCGTGATGCTCGAGGTGGATCCCGCGGACGCGGTGCTCGCGTTCCTGCGTCGCGATCCCGAGGGCGATGTCGCGCCCGCGCTCGTCGCGATCGAGCTGAGCGGCGAGGCCCGTCGCGCGCGCATCACGCTGCCCGCCGACGCGCAGCGGACCTTCGGTGCCCGTGCGTGGCGCGATCGACTGCAGGACGAGGCGGTGTCGGTCGAGCGACGCGCCGGCGAGGTGATCGTCCCGCTCGCCGCGCACGGAGCGCGCGTGTTCGAGGGCAGCGTCGATCGTCGCTGA
- a CDS encoding site-2 protease family protein, producing MQGNLRLGRFAGIDVRLDWSWLLVGLLFFVSLSAHFFASHPGWPLGLSVLLAFFAVVGIATSIVVHELVQALVARRLGTPVTAITLFLLGGIATYPREGRTPAREIVVAFVGPITSLVLGLVLITLAGLMQVPLAKLWADASGVLGWLEPVPALLAWVGIANLAIALFNTIPAFPLDGGRVLRALLWALDGDYRTATRVAARIGQAISLVMIAIGIASAFRLGPLAFTSGVWIAFLGWFLLSAASTYHQSALLEERLGGLVASHLMHPVTSAIGPEVPIASAVANHFVGTSARALPVMERGVCVGLLRFEDVRRVPAREWEQRPVRDAMVPVTELPRIGARTDLAEALRTMLRAEIATLPVLEGDDVIGVLEMQDIVRWIELPEPEPRIAPA from the coding sequence ATGCAGGGAAATCTGAGGCTCGGACGGTTCGCGGGGATCGACGTGCGGCTCGACTGGAGCTGGCTGCTCGTCGGGCTCCTCTTCTTCGTCAGCCTCAGCGCGCACTTCTTCGCGAGCCATCCGGGCTGGCCGCTCGGGCTCTCGGTCCTGCTCGCGTTCTTCGCGGTGGTCGGGATCGCCACGTCGATCGTCGTGCACGAGCTCGTGCAGGCGCTCGTCGCGCGCCGGCTCGGCACGCCGGTCACCGCGATCACGCTCTTCCTGCTCGGCGGCATCGCGACCTATCCGCGCGAAGGACGCACGCCGGCGCGGGAGATCGTCGTCGCGTTCGTCGGCCCGATCACCAGCCTCGTGCTCGGGCTCGTGCTGATCACGCTCGCCGGGCTCATGCAGGTCCCGCTCGCGAAGCTCTGGGCCGACGCGTCGGGCGTGCTCGGATGGCTCGAGCCGGTGCCGGCGCTGCTCGCGTGGGTCGGCATCGCGAACCTCGCGATCGCGTTGTTCAACACCATCCCCGCGTTCCCGCTCGACGGCGGGCGCGTGCTCCGCGCGCTGCTCTGGGCGCTCGACGGCGACTACCGCACTGCGACGCGCGTCGCCGCGCGCATCGGACAGGCGATCTCGCTCGTGATGATCGCGATCGGGATCGCGTCGGCGTTCCGACTCGGCCCGCTCGCGTTCACGAGCGGCGTCTGGATCGCGTTCCTCGGTTGGTTCCTGCTGAGCGCGGCGAGCACGTACCACCAGAGCGCGCTCCTCGAGGAGCGCCTCGGCGGGCTCGTCGCGTCGCACCTCATGCACCCGGTGACGAGCGCGATCGGGCCCGAGGTGCCGATCGCGAGCGCGGTCGCGAACCACTTCGTCGGCACCTCGGCGCGCGCGCTGCCGGTGATGGAGCGCGGCGTGTGCGTGGGGCTCCTTCGCTTCGAGGACGTGCGTCGCGTGCCGGCGCGCGAGTGGGAGCAGCGCCCCGTGCGCGACGCGATGGTGCCGGTGACGGAGCTGCCGCGCATCGGCGCGCGCACCGATCTCGCGGAGGCGCTGCGGACGATGCTCCGCGCGGAGATCGCGACGCTCCCGGTGCTCGAGGGCGACGACGTGATCGGCGTGCTGGAGATGCAGGACATCGTGCGGTGGATCGAGCTGCCGGAGCCCGAGCCGCGCATCGCGCCCGCGTGA
- a CDS encoding cation-translocating P-type ATPase, whose protein sequence is MRENGSKDWHAKRAGDVVAALGGDDRAGLDEAEAKHRLDRDGPNRLSRRRGRPAWRRLLDQFIAPLVVVLILAVIVSIALGDYVDAAVIGAVVVLNALIGFFQEQRAESAIAALDALVVTEASVVRGGRKARVRSEQLVVGDLVELHSGDSVPADLRLLRIRDLHVDEAPLTGESVPVRKQIAELPPDAVLADRTNLAFAGTAVTYGSAAGIVVATGDATETGRIAGLIASAEEIATPLTRRIEGLSRALVWIILAVAAGAFALEAARHSDLAKTFNAAVALAVGAIPEGLPAAVTVLLAVGVSQMAKRRALVRRLPAVETLGSTSVICSDKTGTLTENQMTVTHVWAGGIDFGVKGVGYDAAGGFVRESSRVDVTSCRALLECVRAGALCNDTRVLRGPEGTKVEGDPTEAALVVLAEKAGGALGLDESRRLDVIPFESDHMYMATLDHDERHGRATMHVKGSSDVLLAACVEALDADGACTRFDRDAAAAKIDELASRGLRLLVIAKREMPAGATDIVHADVKELTFLGLVGMIDPPRAEAKRAVASCRAAGIQVKMITGDHAVTASAIADELGLDGERDANGKLRAITGRELEDVSDDALPALAERASVFARVAPEQKLRLVRALQKRGHVVAMTGDGVNDAPALKQADIGVAMGKNGTDVARGAAAMILTDDNFATIEAAVEEGRRVYDNLRKFIAWTLPTNGGEGLVLLAAIVAQRELPILPVQILWVNLATAVLLGVTLVFEKKEPGVMSRPPRDPKESLLGVRLAVRTLLVSCLIAGAAFGFFELAYAEDPTKIAEARTIATNTIVVVEVAYLFSCRSLRIPAHRLGLFSNRWVWAGAIAMLGCQLLFTYAPFMNVLFHSAPIELRWWLYFAGVGLVVYAVSEAKKALAPVH, encoded by the coding sequence GTGCGCGAGAACGGCTCGAAGGACTGGCACGCGAAGCGCGCGGGCGACGTGGTCGCCGCGCTCGGTGGAGACGATCGTGCGGGGCTCGACGAGGCCGAGGCGAAGCATCGCCTCGATCGCGACGGTCCCAACCGCTTGTCGCGGCGGCGCGGGCGGCCCGCGTGGCGGCGGTTGCTCGATCAATTCATCGCGCCGCTGGTCGTGGTGCTCATCCTCGCCGTGATCGTGTCGATCGCGCTCGGCGACTACGTCGATGCCGCGGTGATCGGCGCGGTCGTGGTGCTCAACGCGCTGATCGGGTTCTTCCAGGAGCAGCGCGCCGAGAGCGCGATCGCGGCGCTCGACGCGCTGGTGGTGACCGAGGCGAGCGTCGTGCGCGGCGGACGCAAGGCGCGCGTGCGCAGCGAGCAGCTGGTCGTCGGCGATCTCGTCGAGCTCCACTCGGGCGACTCGGTGCCTGCCGATCTGCGGTTGTTGCGCATCCGCGATCTGCACGTCGACGAGGCCCCACTCACCGGCGAGTCGGTGCCGGTCCGCAAGCAGATCGCCGAGCTGCCGCCCGATGCGGTGCTCGCCGATCGCACCAACCTCGCGTTCGCCGGCACCGCGGTCACCTACGGCAGCGCCGCCGGCATCGTGGTGGCGACCGGTGACGCGACCGAGACCGGGCGCATCGCGGGGCTGATCGCGTCGGCCGAGGAGATCGCGACGCCGCTCACCCGCCGCATCGAGGGCCTCTCGCGCGCGCTGGTGTGGATCATCCTCGCCGTCGCCGCGGGCGCGTTCGCGCTCGAGGCCGCGCGTCACTCCGATCTCGCGAAGACGTTCAACGCCGCGGTCGCGCTCGCGGTCGGTGCGATCCCCGAGGGCCTGCCCGCGGCGGTCACGGTGCTGCTGGCGGTGGGCGTGTCGCAGATGGCGAAGCGGCGCGCGCTGGTGCGCCGTCTGCCCGCGGTCGAGACGCTCGGGAGCACGTCGGTGATCTGCTCCGACAAGACGGGCACGCTCACCGAGAACCAGATGACGGTCACGCACGTGTGGGCAGGCGGGATCGACTTCGGCGTGAAGGGCGTCGGCTACGACGCGGCCGGCGGGTTCGTGCGCGAGAGCTCGCGCGTCGACGTGACCTCGTGTCGAGCGCTGCTCGAGTGCGTGCGCGCCGGCGCGCTGTGCAACGACACGCGGGTGCTGCGAGGGCCCGAGGGCACGAAGGTCGAGGGCGATCCCACCGAGGCCGCGCTCGTGGTGCTCGCGGAGAAGGCGGGCGGCGCGCTCGGCCTCGACGAGAGCCGACGCCTCGACGTCATCCCGTTCGAGTCCGACCACATGTACATGGCGACGCTCGATCACGACGAGCGCCACGGTCGCGCGACGATGCACGTGAAGGGCTCCTCCGACGTGCTGCTCGCCGCGTGCGTCGAGGCCCTCGACGCCGACGGCGCGTGCACCCGCTTCGATCGCGACGCGGCGGCGGCGAAGATCGACGAGCTCGCATCACGCGGGCTGCGCCTCCTCGTGATCGCGAAGCGCGAGATGCCCGCCGGCGCGACCGACATCGTGCACGCCGACGTGAAGGAGCTGACGTTCCTCGGCCTCGTCGGGATGATCGATCCGCCGCGCGCCGAGGCGAAGCGCGCGGTCGCGAGCTGCCGCGCCGCGGGCATCCAGGTGAAGATGATCACCGGCGATCACGCGGTGACGGCATCGGCGATCGCCGACGAGCTCGGGCTCGACGGCGAGCGCGACGCGAACGGAAAGCTGCGCGCGATCACGGGGCGCGAGCTCGAGGACGTGAGCGACGACGCCCTGCCCGCGCTCGCCGAGCGTGCCTCGGTGTTCGCGCGGGTCGCGCCCGAGCAGAAGCTGCGCCTCGTGCGCGCGCTGCAGAAGCGGGGTCACGTCGTCGCGATGACGGGCGACGGAGTCAACGACGCGCCCGCGCTGAAGCAGGCGGACATCGGCGTCGCGATGGGGAAGAACGGCACCGACGTCGCGCGCGGCGCGGCCGCGATGATCCTCACCGACGACAACTTCGCGACGATCGAGGCCGCGGTCGAAGAAGGGCGCCGGGTCTACGACAACCTCAGGAAGTTCATCGCATGGACGCTGCCGACGAACGGCGGCGAGGGCCTCGTGCTGCTCGCGGCGATCGTCGCGCAGCGCGAGCTGCCGATCCTGCCGGTGCAGATCCTCTGGGTGAACCTCGCGACCGCGGTGCTGCTCGGCGTGACCCTGGTGTTCGAGAAGAAGGAGCCGGGCGTGATGTCGCGCCCGCCGCGCGATCCCAAGGAGTCACTGCTCGGCGTGCGGCTCGCGGTGCGGACACTGCTGGTCTCGTGCCTGATCGCGGGCGCAGCGTTCGGGTTCTTCGAGCTCGCGTACGCCGAGGACCCCACGAAGATCGCGGAAGCGCGCACGATCGCGACGAACACGATCGTCGTGGTCGAGGTGGCCTATCTGTTCTCGTGTCGATCGCTGCGGATTCCCGCGCACCGACTGGGCCTCTTCTCGAACAGATGGGTGTGGGCGGGCGCGATTGCGATGCTCGGCTGTCAGCTGCTCTTCACGTACGCGCCGTTCATGAACGTGCTCTTCCACAGCGCGCCGATCGAGCTCCGATGGTGGCTGTACTTCGCGGGCGTGGGCTTGGTGGTGTACGCCGTGAGCGAAGCGAAGAAGGCGTTGGCTCCGGTGCACTGA